One Bacillus sp. 1780r2a1 DNA segment encodes these proteins:
- a CDS encoding TetR/AcrR family transcriptional regulator — protein MNKKQELMLKSAHKLFVEKGFQATSIQDIVEDSGISKGTFYNYFSSKNELVIKIFESVYNELETKRNEFLIGQNRSDLDIFIKQIELQVQMHHQNQLFTLFEEIFFSNNAELKEHFKQAQLYELHWLYNRLIDLFGSDKKAYLLDCAIMFLGLLHRNFHYSVMAHHNQINAPKIIRYTVNRLVHLVKDVSTNQEMLFDPDLLTQWVPFHNHSPQTTEQKIRASILLVTKEAEDANDVDKPKILELLTFLQEELIRQPKLRSFVISSTLYSLSKTVVGTSDEFKRLEELIDLLIEEQKEPPM, from the coding sequence GAATAAAAAACAAGAATTGATGCTAAAGAGTGCTCATAAGCTCTTTGTTGAAAAAGGATTCCAAGCAACATCTATACAAGATATCGTTGAAGATAGTGGAATTTCAAAAGGCACGTTTTATAATTACTTTTCGTCTAAGAATGAGCTAGTCATTAAAATTTTCGAGTCCGTTTATAATGAGTTAGAAACCAAAAGAAATGAATTTTTAATTGGCCAAAACCGTTCAGACTTAGATATATTCATTAAGCAAATTGAACTTCAAGTACAAATGCATCATCAAAATCAATTGTTTACACTATTTGAAGAGATTTTCTTTTCAAATAACGCTGAGCTAAAGGAGCATTTTAAACAAGCTCAGCTTTACGAATTACACTGGCTTTATAATCGATTAATTGACTTGTTTGGCTCAGACAAAAAAGCTTATTTACTGGACTGCGCCATTATGTTTTTAGGACTTCTACACCGTAACTTTCACTACAGCGTTATGGCACATCATAACCAAATTAACGCACCTAAAATCATTCGCTATACGGTTAATCGATTAGTTCATCTAGTGAAAGACGTTTCTACTAACCAAGAAATGCTTTTTGATCCTGACTTACTAACACAGTGGGTTCCTTTTCACAATCATTCTCCTCAAACAACTGAACAAAAGATTCGGGCATCTATCTTATTAGTAACGAAAGAAGCAGAAGACGCTAATGATGTAGATAAGCCAAAAATTCTTGAACTACTAACCTTCTTACAAGAAGAGCTGATTCGTCAACCTAAATTACGCTCCTTTGTCATTAGCAGTACTTTGTATTCTTTAAGCAAAACAGTAGTAGGTACATCAGACGAGTTTAAACGTTTAGAAGAGCTTATTGATCTCCTAATTGAAGAACAAAAAGAGCCACCTATGTAG
- a CDS encoding glycoside hydrolase family 3 protein: MKKVICAGLVAALATSIFIPFKAPLVSAKEVSDAKRIVSEMTLEEKVGQMLMPDFRNWKKQGEKTAVGFTEMNDEVGSIIKKYHLGGVILFAENVVDTEQTVRLVNGLQNASEDIPLLITIDQEGGIVTRLQSGTNLPGNMALGATRSEQNAYKTGEIIGKELSSLGVNVNFSPTLDVNNNPGNPVIGVRSFSSDPQLVAKLGVQTIKGLQKQNIATAAKHFPGHGDTAVDSHYGLPVVPHDKKRLDEVELYPFKEAMNAGVDMIMTAHLQFPALDDTTYTSKKDGQQIMVPATLSKGIITDLLREELGYNGIVVTDALNMKAISDNFGQEEAVIMAINAGVDIALMPAQVNSIEMEKNLEDVYNGVINAVHSGEIPMAEINDSAERIIDLKIKRGIYEATDHNVDEQVENALSVVGNKEHLKAEEKIAEEAVTLLKNDKRTLPFKPKKHEKVLVVAPFKDQTDAMARTIQELVDKKHIKSVEVERLEFENKAFTEETKEKINEADYVITSSYVVKNDPAVNDGVIDDAVQDSSKWATAFPRAVMNYSQSQGKKFVLMSVRNPYDVANFEEANAVLAVYGFKGFTNGRYRQPNIPAGVKTIFGVANPKGKLPVAIPSVINKGETLYPFGSGLNIKNNKPLK, translated from the coding sequence ATGAAAAAGGTAATCTGTGCAGGACTTGTAGCAGCTTTAGCCACCTCAATCTTTATTCCTTTTAAGGCTCCTTTAGTATCAGCAAAAGAAGTGAGTGATGCTAAAAGAATTGTTTCAGAAATGACGCTAGAAGAAAAAGTTGGTCAAATGCTGATGCCAGATTTTCGTAACTGGAAGAAGCAAGGGGAAAAAACGGCTGTAGGATTTACTGAAATGAACGATGAAGTAGGAAGTATTATAAAGAAATACCATCTTGGCGGCGTGATTTTGTTTGCAGAAAATGTGGTAGATACTGAACAAACAGTTCGATTAGTTAACGGCCTGCAAAATGCCAGCGAAGATATTCCTCTTCTCATTACAATTGATCAAGAGGGCGGAATTGTTACAAGGCTGCAGTCGGGAACCAACTTGCCAGGAAATATGGCACTTGGTGCTACTAGAAGCGAACAAAATGCATACAAAACTGGAGAGATTATCGGTAAAGAGCTGTCTTCTTTGGGGGTTAACGTAAACTTTTCACCGACGCTTGACGTAAATAATAACCCAGGAAACCCGGTAATTGGTGTTCGGTCATTTAGTTCAGATCCACAGTTAGTAGCAAAGTTAGGTGTTCAAACAATTAAAGGGTTGCAAAAACAAAATATCGCAACGGCAGCCAAGCATTTCCCAGGACATGGAGATACCGCTGTAGATAGTCACTATGGTTTACCAGTTGTACCACATGATAAAAAGCGCTTAGACGAAGTGGAGCTTTATCCGTTTAAAGAAGCGATGAATGCAGGTGTAGACATGATTATGACGGCGCACCTACAATTTCCTGCTCTTGATGACACAACATATACAAGTAAAAAAGATGGTCAACAAATTATGGTTCCAGCTACTTTGTCAAAAGGAATTATAACCGACCTTTTACGGGAAGAGCTTGGATACAATGGAATTGTGGTTACAGATGCATTGAATATGAAAGCTATTTCGGATAATTTTGGTCAAGAAGAGGCTGTTATTATGGCTATTAATGCTGGTGTAGATATTGCACTTATGCCTGCTCAAGTCAACTCTATTGAAATGGAAAAAAATTTAGAAGATGTTTATAATGGAGTAATAAATGCAGTCCATAGTGGAGAAATTCCAATGGCTGAGATTAATGACTCAGCTGAACGAATTATAGATTTAAAAATAAAGCGAGGAATTTACGAAGCAACTGATCACAACGTAGATGAACAAGTGGAAAATGCTTTAAGCGTAGTAGGAAACAAAGAGCACCTAAAAGCAGAAGAAAAAATAGCAGAAGAAGCGGTGACATTACTAAAAAATGATAAGCGTACTTTGCCATTTAAGCCTAAAAAGCATGAAAAAGTACTGGTAGTTGCACCTTTCAAAGACCAAACGGATGCAATGGCGCGAACAATTCAAGAGTTAGTAGATAAAAAGCACATTAAGTCAGTAGAAGTGGAACGCTTAGAATTCGAGAATAAGGCGTTTACAGAAGAAACTAAAGAAAAGATAAATGAAGCTGATTATGTTATTACAAGTTCATATGTAGTAAAAAATGATCCAGCAGTGAACGATGGGGTAATCGATGACGCAGTTCAAGATTCATCCAAATGGGCAACAGCTTTCCCAAGAGCTGTTATGAACTATAGCCAATCACAGGGTAAAAAGTTTGTATTGATGAGTGTGCGAAATCCTTATGATGTAGCAAACTTTGAGGAAGCAAATGCTGTTTTGGCGGTCTACGGTTTTAAAGGATTCACAAATGGACGCTATCGTCAGCCAAATATTCCAGCGGGTGTTAAAACCATTTTTGGGGTTGCTAATCCAAAAGGGAAGCTTCCCGTAGCCATTCCTTCTGTCATTAATAAAGGAGAGACGCTATACCCGTTTGGTTCAGGATTAAATATTAAAAATAACAAGCCTTTAAAATAA
- a CDS encoding DUF1343 domain-containing protein, with amino-acid sequence MKRWSMGVLIAVLLFSIAVPYFTSSSEAKGPGKKQQFKLGVEVLLEDELKLLEGKKVGLITNPTGVNQELKSIVDIFNEHKAFDLVSLYGPEHGVRGDAQAGQHVEFYIDQKTGLPVYSLYGPTKKPTPEMLKGVEVLVFDIQDVGTRFYTYIYTMAYAMEAAKENNIPIVVLDRPNPLGGEKIEGPVLQAEYASFVGMYPIPIRHGMTVGELAQLFNQEFNIGADLKVVKMQGWKRSMTAKDLPTEWIAPSPNMPTADTAIVYPGASLIEGTNVSEGRGTTKPFETIGAPFINGSDLAEELNKLALPGVTFRPSYFTPSFSKHSGKLSGGIEIHVSNESTYEPVKTGVAIVKTIHDLYPDHFAFNAGNKPFFDLLTGNNLVRQGIENGKSIQDIVAEWKPELSEFQKLRKGYLLYK; translated from the coding sequence ATGAAGAGATGGTCAATGGGAGTTTTAATAGCTGTTCTTTTATTTAGTATAGCAGTACCTTATTTTACTTCATCCAGTGAAGCAAAAGGTCCTGGGAAGAAACAACAGTTTAAGTTAGGTGTTGAAGTTCTTTTAGAAGATGAGTTGAAACTTCTAGAAGGAAAAAAAGTAGGACTCATTACAAATCCAACAGGTGTTAATCAAGAGCTTAAAAGTATTGTTGATATTTTTAATGAACATAAAGCTTTTGACCTTGTCTCCTTATATGGACCGGAACACGGAGTAAGGGGAGATGCTCAAGCTGGTCAGCACGTAGAATTCTATATCGATCAAAAAACGGGGCTTCCTGTGTACAGTCTGTATGGTCCAACTAAAAAGCCAACTCCTGAAATGTTAAAGGGTGTAGAAGTTCTGGTTTTTGATATTCAAGATGTAGGTACGCGCTTTTACACTTATATTTATACAATGGCTTACGCAATGGAAGCTGCAAAAGAAAATAATATTCCTATCGTTGTTTTAGATCGACCGAATCCCTTAGGTGGTGAGAAGATAGAAGGACCGGTTTTACAAGCAGAGTATGCTTCCTTTGTCGGCATGTATCCAATTCCAATTCGTCACGGCATGACAGTAGGTGAATTGGCACAGTTATTTAATCAAGAGTTCAATATTGGAGCTGATTTAAAAGTAGTCAAAATGCAAGGCTGGAAACGATCAATGACCGCAAAGGATTTACCTACAGAATGGATTGCTCCTTCACCTAACATGCCAACAGCAGACACAGCCATTGTATATCCGGGAGCTTCGTTAATTGAAGGGACAAATGTTTCAGAGGGAAGAGGAACAACTAAGCCGTTTGAAACAATTGGAGCACCGTTTATTAACGGAAGTGATCTGGCTGAAGAACTCAATAAACTTGCACTTCCAGGCGTTACGTTCCGTCCATCTTATTTCACACCTTCTTTCTCTAAGCATAGCGGTAAACTTTCAGGAGGAATTGAAATCCATGTAAGTAATGAATCAACATATGAACCTGTGAAAACAGGGGTAGCAATTGTAAAGACTATTCACGATTTGTACCCAGATCACTTTGCGTTTAACGCTGGAAATAAACCATTCTTTGATTTACTAACAGGCAATAATTTAGTTCGACAAGGCATTGAAAATGGAAAATCAATTCAAGACATTGTTGCAGAATGGAAGCCGGAGCTAAGCGAATTTCAAAAGTTGAGAAAAGGATATTTGCTGTATAAATAA
- a CDS encoding MupG family TIM beta-alpha barrel fold protein — translation MIGISFYLNDQFAEQRIIEASKSGVKRAFTSLHIPEETGHLAQRAKYLLQVAKKHQMEVYADVSKHTPTHLQIHQLEDLASLGVTGIRLDDGFEVEDIVRLSQFFKLALNASTVSESFLNALFTAGIEANQLVGWHNFYPRRETGLDEVFFQQQNRMFFQYQIPVVAFVAGQKEKRGPLFEGLPTLEQHRTVNMLLAAVRLVEEGISNIYIGDPEFDERILNALDDWNKYKILNLRMLTETLPACTYRLRPDRSRDVVRLQGTRTSEVINPIQTVSRTRGTITMDNERYGRYQGEVHVVLNDLPADDRVNVIGKIHPEDIELLELAQQAYSLRLIKE, via the coding sequence TTGATAGGTATTTCTTTTTATTTAAATGATCAATTTGCTGAACAGAGAATTATAGAAGCAAGTAAAAGTGGAGTGAAGCGAGCGTTTACCTCGCTTCACATTCCTGAGGAAACAGGTCATCTTGCTCAAAGAGCTAAATATTTACTGCAAGTAGCAAAGAAACATCAAATGGAAGTTTATGCTGATGTTTCTAAACATACACCTACTCATCTGCAGATTCACCAGTTGGAAGATTTGGCTTCCTTGGGCGTGACGGGTATTCGATTAGACGACGGGTTTGAGGTAGAGGATATTGTTCGTCTTTCTCAATTTTTTAAGTTGGCTCTTAATGCCAGTACGGTGTCAGAAAGTTTTCTTAACGCGCTGTTTACAGCGGGCATAGAAGCTAATCAGCTAGTGGGATGGCACAATTTTTATCCAAGGCGTGAAACAGGATTGGATGAAGTGTTTTTTCAACAGCAAAATCGTATGTTTTTTCAATATCAGATTCCCGTTGTTGCGTTTGTGGCGGGTCAAAAAGAAAAACGAGGACCTTTGTTTGAAGGATTACCTACTTTAGAACAGCATCGTACAGTAAACATGCTGTTAGCAGCAGTTCGTCTAGTTGAAGAAGGGATTAGCAATATTTATATTGGAGATCCTGAATTCGATGAAAGAATATTGAATGCGTTAGATGATTGGAATAAGTATAAGATATTAAATCTTCGTATGTTGACAGAAACGCTGCCAGCGTGTACATACCGACTACGTCCGGATCGCTCACGAGATGTTGTGCGGTTACAAGGAACGCGTACAAGTGAGGTTATAAATCCAATTCAAACGGTTAGTCGAACGCGAGGAACTATTACAATGGACAATGAACGTTACGGGAGGTACCAAGGTGAGGTCCATGTTGTTTTGAATGACTTACCGGCTGATGATCGGGTCAACGTAATAGGGAAAATCCATCCAGAAGATATAGAATTATTAGAACTTGCTCAGCAAGCTTATAGTCTCAGATTGATAAAAGAATAA
- a CDS encoding PTS transporter subunit EIIC has product MSTENKVLAKSILENLGGASNINEYTHCMTRLRVKVIDSSLVNLDAIKRIDGVLGVVEEETLQIILGPGKVTVVTEAFGQLIDEAGGLDLSERAAQKKSELKAKNQTPFKLFLRRIASIFIPLIPALVASGLITGITKSVVQAEWLAADSQLALILTAIGSGLFAYLGILVGINAAKEFGGSPALGGLAGILVINPAVGDIQLFGEALLPGRGGLIGVLFAAIFIAIVEKKVRPFVPQSLDIIVTPTVALLVTGVVTYIVFMPLGGFISDLITKGLLSVLDLGGIVAGFVLGAAFLPLVVTGLHQGLTPVHLELINSIGDDPLLPILAMGGAGQVGAAFAIYAKTKKKRLKRAIGGALPSGMLGIGEPLIFGVTLPLGRPFLTACLGAGVGGAFQAYFNIATVAVGVSGLPLTFLVHAQQIVLYLVGLLIAYIAGFLFTYGFGFKDEMAGEFD; this is encoded by the coding sequence ATGTCAACAGAAAATAAAGTGTTAGCAAAATCAATATTAGAAAATCTCGGAGGCGCTAGTAATATTAACGAGTATACGCATTGTATGACGCGCTTAAGAGTAAAAGTAATAGATTCGAGTCTAGTAAACTTGGACGCTATTAAGCGTATAGATGGTGTATTGGGCGTCGTAGAAGAAGAGACGCTTCAAATTATTTTGGGTCCAGGAAAAGTTACGGTGGTAACAGAAGCATTTGGTCAGCTGATAGATGAAGCTGGAGGGCTAGATTTAAGCGAAAGAGCTGCTCAAAAGAAGAGTGAACTAAAAGCAAAAAATCAAACACCGTTTAAGTTGTTTTTACGAAGAATTGCAAGTATTTTTATTCCATTAATTCCAGCTCTTGTAGCTTCTGGATTAATTACGGGAATTACAAAGTCAGTTGTGCAGGCGGAGTGGTTAGCAGCAGATTCACAGCTGGCTTTAATTCTAACAGCCATTGGAAGCGGTTTATTTGCGTATTTAGGTATCTTAGTTGGAATTAATGCAGCAAAAGAGTTTGGTGGATCTCCAGCTTTAGGAGGTCTGGCTGGCATCTTAGTTATTAATCCAGCGGTGGGAGACATTCAACTTTTTGGAGAAGCGTTATTACCGGGTCGAGGCGGTTTAATTGGCGTATTGTTTGCAGCTATTTTCATTGCAATTGTTGAGAAAAAAGTTCGACCGTTTGTACCTCAATCTTTAGATATTATTGTAACACCTACTGTAGCTCTTCTTGTTACAGGAGTTGTCACATATATTGTTTTTATGCCTCTTGGAGGATTCATTTCAGACTTAATTACAAAAGGATTACTGAGCGTGCTTGATCTTGGAGGAATTGTGGCTGGCTTTGTTCTAGGAGCAGCATTCTTGCCACTTGTTGTAACAGGACTACACCAAGGATTAACGCCTGTTCATTTAGAACTAATCAACTCAATTGGGGATGATCCTTTGCTACCTATTCTTGCGATGGGTGGAGCTGGTCAAGTCGGGGCGGCCTTTGCGATTTATGCAAAGACAAAGAAAAAGCGTTTGAAACGAGCTATTGGTGGAGCGTTACCTTCAGGAATGCTGGGTATTGGAGAACCACTTATCTTTGGAGTGACGTTACCATTAGGTCGACCGTTTTTAACAGCTTGTTTAGGTGCTGGAGTTGGAGGTGCTTTCCAAGCATACTTTAATATTGCAACAGTTGCAGTAGGGGTTTCTGGATTACCGCTAACCTTCCTGGTTCATGCACAGCAAATCGTTTTATATTTAGTTGGGCTATTGATTGCATATATAGCAGGATTTTTATTCACATACGGATTTGGATTTAAAGATGAAATGGCAGGAGAGTTCGATTGA